One window from the genome of Streptomyces sp. NBC_00287 encodes:
- a CDS encoding FAD-dependent oxidoreductase codes for MSMQTSVCVVGGGPAGLTLAVELARRSVPVVVLEASGHFNRSFRGESVSPDSVWLLDRLGLLDRLDGSYVQMHRMEIDDSGHTVFRAEFADFRYPHPFPVELPQPTLLAALAETGAGHPGFRLLQGATATGLLYDGEGAVAGVRARTPDGETEIRASLTVAADGRFSKVRDMAGLAYRKVPLERDVIWLKLPFPYDAWDDRTYRVRIRGDQHGLFIPTRPDSVRVGFNIPKGGLREMRGQGLPALYERLDLLAPELSATVREQVRSWSDTSMLDIFTTVVPRWSAPGLALIGDAAHTLTPILGQGVNHAIIDAVTLAPRVAAAFSDDGGSTASLLAAAEAFQRSREGSVARSRALQLRQERLFTLDGAMGSAWRRTLYRVVSSSPRLTRRVLAGAYFQVQRPGERVAKVQAAL; via the coding sequence ATGTCGATGCAGACGTCCGTGTGCGTGGTGGGCGGCGGGCCCGCCGGGCTCACCCTCGCCGTGGAACTGGCCCGGCGGTCCGTGCCCGTCGTCGTCCTGGAAGCGAGCGGGCACTTCAACCGCTCCTTCCGCGGGGAGTCGGTCTCCCCGGACTCCGTCTGGCTGCTGGACCGGCTCGGCCTGCTCGACCGGCTCGACGGGTCCTACGTCCAGATGCACCGCATGGAGATCGACGACAGCGGACACACCGTCTTCCGCGCCGAGTTCGCCGATTTCCGCTACCCGCACCCCTTCCCTGTCGAGCTGCCGCAGCCCACCCTGCTCGCGGCGCTCGCCGAGACCGGCGCCGGACATCCCGGCTTCCGCCTCCTGCAGGGCGCCACCGCGACCGGCCTGCTGTACGACGGCGAGGGCGCGGTCGCCGGGGTGCGGGCCCGCACCCCCGACGGCGAGACCGAGATCCGCGCCAGCCTGACGGTGGCCGCCGACGGACGCTTCAGCAAGGTCCGCGACATGGCCGGCCTCGCCTACCGCAAGGTCCCCCTCGAACGGGATGTCATCTGGCTCAAGCTGCCCTTCCCGTACGACGCCTGGGACGACCGTACGTATCGGGTGCGCATCCGCGGCGACCAGCACGGGCTGTTCATCCCCACCAGGCCCGACAGTGTCCGCGTCGGGTTCAACATCCCCAAGGGCGGGCTGCGGGAGATGCGGGGCCAGGGGCTGCCCGCGCTGTACGAACGACTGGATCTGCTGGCTCCAGAGCTGTCGGCGACCGTGCGCGAGCAGGTGCGCAGTTGGTCCGACACCTCGATGCTGGACATTTTCACGACCGTCGTGCCGCGTTGGTCGGCTCCTGGTCTCGCGCTGATCGGTGACGCGGCGCATACCCTTACCCCGATTCTTGGGCAGGGGGTCAATCACGCGATCATCGATGCCGTGACGTTGGCACCGCGGGTGGCTGCCGCCTTCTCGGACGACGGCGGCTCCACGGCCTCGCTGCTCGCCGCGGCGGAGGCGTTTCAGCGGTCTCGGGAGGGGTCGGTTGCGCGCTCGCGTGCGCTTCAGCTTCGTCAGGAGCGGTTGTTCACGCTTGACGGGGCGATGGGTTCGGCTTGGCGCCGGACGCTTTATCGGGTGGTGAGCAGTAGTCCTCGGCTTACTCGGCGTGTGCTTGCCGGGGCGTATTTTCAGGTGCAGCGGCCGGGGGAGCGGGTGGCAAAAGTGCAGGCCGCGTTGTGA
- a CDS encoding thioesterase II family protein has protein sequence MTTPLRLLCFPYAGAGGSLFARWQGELADRGCPVEVVPVRLPGREGRAREPRFTELAPLVRALEADLTELLDEPHLMYGHSMGALVGYALTLRRQAGGAVLPRALLLAAHRAPHLPAPHIAPIDAPDAELAAALARLGGLPPLLLNHPEWLRALLPIIRDDLRVCADAASLHPQPVRVPLHLFAGEEDILVRVPEVLAWRRYAGLGCELRTVPGGHFFPRTHEGALLDEVACVVKREVTPRGVYGAA, from the coding sequence ATGACCACCCCACTCCGGCTGCTCTGTTTCCCCTACGCCGGCGCGGGAGGATCGCTCTTCGCGCGCTGGCAGGGCGAACTGGCGGACCGGGGCTGCCCGGTGGAGGTGGTCCCGGTCCGACTGCCGGGCCGGGAGGGCCGGGCGAGGGAGCCTCGGTTCACGGAACTCGCGCCGTTGGTACGGGCGTTGGAAGCGGACCTGACCGAACTCCTCGACGAACCCCACCTGATGTACGGCCACAGTATGGGCGCCCTGGTCGGCTACGCCCTGACCCTGCGCCGACAGGCCGGCGGCGCGGTGCTCCCCCGGGCCCTGCTCCTGGCGGCCCACCGCGCACCGCACCTGCCCGCGCCGCACATAGCGCCGATCGACGCCCCTGACGCGGAACTCGCGGCGGCGCTCGCCCGACTGGGCGGCCTGCCGCCCCTCCTCCTGAACCACCCCGAGTGGCTGCGCGCCCTGCTCCCGATCATCCGCGACGACCTACGGGTCTGCGCGGACGCGGCCTCGCTGCACCCGCAGCCGGTACGCGTCCCCCTGCACCTGTTCGCGGGCGAGGAGGACATCCTGGTCCGCGTCCCGGAGGTACTGGCCTGGCGCCGCTACGCGGGCCTGGGCTGCGAGCTCCGCACAGTGCCGGGCGGCCACTTCTTCCCACGGACGCACGAGGGTGCGCTGCTGGATGAAGTGGCGTGTGTGGTGAAGCGAGAGGTCACGCCGCGAGGCGTGTACGGAGCAGCCTGA